Within Quercus lobata isolate SW786 chromosome 5, ValleyOak3.0 Primary Assembly, whole genome shotgun sequence, the genomic segment tttgcagtctcatcatgaagctcattcttcgtgaaggcattattcctcctgcagatggaaaaatgttgacccgtcagcgtcctatttccatgttcactcttcaagctagcagaagtcactcctctaaatcaccaaggagtgctcacatctctccggttactccatctgcccctgaatcagagacacctgcacataccacatctacttcgcgtgctgttcctgaagcttcacaggctagtattccgcaagcacagactgctcctcatactgataaAATCGAcagtgtacttgagcatattcagaaacgcattgatgagattgtggcacttctctactccacaaacaaccatgtccaaatgcgtcttgaaactatggagaatcagttagatgctattcaacaaaagttggacgagagcctttagctatttgtgccaaaaagggggagagcattcagtaagggggagaaagttcaaagggaagtgtgcatagtgatagggggagtacacacatacttttgtcatacttttgttttaagtcttatcctctaaacttataggtttaggtttatgtttgttggatttttagtgtttttatgggtttgatacactgtgtttctggtgtatagttgtttctaactgttaacctatactcttggtttaaactttaatatattttgatgatgttattcaggatgtttttgtgtttgtatccatgtgcttttgtaagcttttagggttaatgttttatgcatagtttgtaggctttatggtttgtaccttacttaatgcagcctttatgctatgttgaaatcagtactttaatctaaatgtcttgcattttgatttatgtactgtcactcttgtgcccttgtaggattgttcctagatgcatataccttgtgtattatgcattgattgagtgttgagcatacaagtatcttgccttgtgcttgttaacttgtatgtccttgtgttcattccaagtgtgaatgagcactgtgatcactaccttgtggtgttcacttggttgatcaagccatggtttgtttcttaactccatctttgcttgatcacatattgcctgtttcatatgcattttataattttctgcttacaatgatcatggtgtattgttgtgtttcaggagtattatgttcatatgattcaagtgtttcacagcttctagagttaggtgtgagtgagttttgttcaactgttcccaactcacatgttaagtctagagtctgttttagggttttgtcacggaatagccaaaggggaagattgtaaggttgaatttattcaaccatctaattggctttattccatgccaaatttgcttgtaattcaacatttagtaaccctgtatttaggtgggtttgatgtaagggtagtgagtgagataaagtgAAGATTGCTcgagagtgtgcaagaaaacagagactcgcggctgggtctcgcgggtgactcgcggctgcaagtcGCCAgtcgcagcacacgtgccaagcatgttggaaggtgaacagtcatgcaagctggagcactacaggacaaaacaggacaactggccatacggttatctcgcgactggatctcgcgacttagtcaagccgcgagccacccctgttttgtaaaacctgacgtttcacattcctctcccactctagtataaataccccttttacccacgattgtaagagagcttccaaaaagaattttgagagagaaaccctaaagaaaaacaagattgattcacccacaatctatacattagagtctcttcaaattcctcaactctcttcctctccattgtcaaatccttgagaggcattataccaaacctggttctcaccatcatcatcactgtgagacagctgtttggatttctgggaagcagttaggaaggaaccaatcttcattggttgatgctacggtctagtagcggaatccgggaagctagaaaagaaaaaggttcggcgcaacctcgttggagcaagaagtttggagggcttaggtgcactgggtagattaggcttggagggtctattgctgtccatgtatcccaactgtattttctagtggattgtttatcgcttggagggcggcggagaggttttacgccgagggcttcggtttcctcttcgataacacatcgcgtgttgtctttgtgtttgcatcttccttcctttatatctttgcctttttattatctgctgtagattgtgttttgttttggcttagatagtttttaaccaattccatattatagcttatgttaagtttccgcacacctgttgtttgacatattgcttgaattggttaagttgtaatttgggggtctaaacgttcaagggtgtttatacacatttttgaactttcaaaaggGTTTGACATGGAGAAGGCTTTATTGGCAAAGTCTATTCATGATTTTGAAAAAGCAATATCTATGGTGTCTTAGCACAAGAGACGTGGTGGGGAATGTGAGCAAGCAAAGAAGATTTATAAAACTCAATGTTTTATGttgaataaatatatgatgtacTCTTCTATATAATGCAGATTTGTTGTATTATATTCTTTCTCTACTCTTTTTGAGTCATAGCAAAAGAATTTGACATTAGTAActatattctatttatttattatgaaaataagatTGCGATCATTATtgcaatttgtttatttgtttattcataGTATATATGTAACTATGAAAATAACTTCATTGCCAATGGACCTATGGTAGTGGTATTAATCTTTTGGCATGTATGTATTTTTATGGAGATGATAATtgcaatattgtttttttttttttttttaaagaatcccgtgcatcgcacgggttagcgactagtatatatatatatatatatatatatatatatatatattatatgaggTGGAAGGctaaatgaaaataattcaaattccATCTTAaattttatgcataaaaaaaaaaaaaaaaatttatatgccACTTGTCTAAGAGATTCATAACAAGTAGTGAGTATATAGCATGCTTGGGTTAATGTGAAGATGGCATATTGTGAATGACAATGTTGATCCCATGTGAAAGTGATATTGCACTAATCACAGTTTGCCACCTTAACAAGTTATGAGAAAAGccatgaaatttgttgtgtattTAGCATTATTGCTTTGAGAAAAAACCCATGATTTTAATTatgacttaattaattttacaCATGATTTCTTGCACTAAACATTCCTCTAATACttaattttagattaaaaaagaagCTTGTAACCTGATTGGAAGACATGCTATGGCATTATTGGCGCAATTTCCAGAGGTATAGGAAGCATGGACACGGACACGAGTAAGATACTACgacacaaaaaattttgaaaaattagaacacAATACAGCGAGGatatgcaaattaattaattattaaatatattttatttttattttagaaactaGAATACAAACCAACAAATAGGAtccaaaagaataaacaaaagaTAAGTATGTAATTATTCAAGATTgaaaccaaaaagaaataaatgataAGTGTCCTGGCCATATccagaaattttaaaaaagaaaagaaaaaagaaaggacacAGCTGGAACACACATCCAAAAGTGTCCCAAACTTGTTCCATGTCCGATATGGATATGACACCTTAAATGAAGTGTTCGTGCTTCCTAGCCAAAAGACTTCTATATCTTCATGAGGTCCCCTGGATTAAATTCATTCATAGGGACCTGAAGCCTAGCAATGTGTTGTTGAACCATGACATGGTTGACAAAatacactacaacaaaatgtatttttagtgacgaaaaaattcgtcactaaaagtccagtttttcGTCAATaaggacttttagtgacgaaattggacttttagtgacgaaactcatttcgtcactgtagccccgtcactaaaagtcctagtgacgaaaaatttcgtcactaaaagttcgatttgattttttttaaaaaaacttttagtgacgaaaacatttcgtcactaaatgttttcctcactaaaaacactattcagtgacgaaaatatttcgtcactaaaaacactttagtttactaaatcatatttagtgacgaataatttcgtcactaaaactatgttcgggtacatatagtgacgaaaaaattcgtcactaaaactatttttaagaaaatccaagcacatatagtgacgaaaattttcgtcactaaaaccatttcttacaaaattttgacatatttagtgacgaaattttcgtcactaaaacaattttttggtgctatatttgtgacgaaaaaatttgtcattaaaacttattttctgtttttatttttttcatggttttgatattaacctgtaacctgtcattacattattaaaacctcacatttaaataacacatttatttcaataacacatttatttcaacaacacatttataaaaaaagatccatacattccacaagtaaaaaataaaataagtatcTAATTCAAACTTCTTCCATACAATACATACAATAACTCTACCTAAACCCTATTTTAGAACTAACGGAAGATGTTctcatatgtcttcaagtaatgccaaaagtaaatcccctaaaagccaccaataagaaatctgcacaaatataaaaacaataattcgTTAAAAccgtaaagtaaaaacattaactatgttataagaaaTATTTCTAATAATGCATTAAGAGTAACCacaccaataaattaaaatcacaactcctaATGTATAAATTgtagaaagcaaataaaatacTAACCAAAAAGTGTTTTAACTTGAAGTTGAACCACCCTCATAAGTAAGAGCATCATCATAACCTTTGCTCCTTAAAAAGttaagaatattcttttggacCTCATCTTGTTTAGTTCGTGCATCTTGGTCCTTAGCTCGCTCCTCTTGATCTCTAACTCTTGCCTCTTTGAGctcaattatctcattttctaaCCGTTGGATATACTCCACCGATGAATTAAAGGAGGCGGTGGTTACTAGAGAAGAGGAAGGTCTCATGCCAAGTCCTTTTACAATACCAGACTTGTTCTTAAACACCAAGTTTGAAATCTCCTCTTGTGTAAGGGGAATAGCATCAGGATCTTGACAATGATCCGCTTGcactttgagaatattttcctatcatttaaaagagagaaagaaacaaacaatcACAACATTAATACTATATATGTTATAGCTTTACAAACATGATAGAGATGGAATGATAGACATACATATGTTGCTTCATCATTAGGGTGTATccacatatttgtatttggattgaaatgaacatcTTTGAAGATTTTCGCCAATTCAGGAACTTGACCATCATTATTATTTgtctaattaattaacattcAAATGTTAGATAAATATACTTAATTAGTCACAACATGCAATATACtaaggattaaaaaaatgaaaaaatacgCACCTCCTCATCAACCTtaacagcaagtgcctttgTCCCACATCTATGTTTGCCTTTAGTTTTATTCCTATTTTCAGagttctttcttgattttttctaataaacaatatttaagttatttattaGATTATGAATAAAGCAATATAATTTACTTcatcaaaatattaatctaatCAGTTGACAACATAATATAGTAAACattggataataataatatacacaTAAATAATTTACCAGCCAATCCTCATTGGTCCATCTCTCATCAATGAGTTCAGTCCATTGCTTCTCCGTGGCATTCATTTGCGGGTGGCTTCTTGCATAGTCAGCACCATGAGATTGTTTGAGCTTTTTATAAGCCTGATGCAACTTGTGGGAGTTGGAACTCAATAATCTTCCACATTTTGTATTTAATGTTTTCGTTACCAAATTGGAATCTCCTTCTAGCTCAAACTGATCCTGTAAAAtgaagtgtatatatattataaaaatattattatatgaattaGACGAGTTAGACAttatcaatgtaaatttaccGCGATATTTTGAAGCACTACATCTCTAGTAGCAGcatcaacatttttccaatttttcacaTTGTAACTGGACAAAATACTTCGCACTTGTACGCCAACGTGATTGACAAGCTTGCACGCATTCTTCCCAACAGGAGCATCATACTCTGCAGCTATACGTACTGGCAGCTtaccacttttttcaacaaGTGCCCGTACTGCTATACCACGTGTTGCTCCACGGGTAGTTCTGCTAGCAGATCCTATTTAAACAttattaatgttaaaaaattatatatttcatgtaCATTATAACTAAATTAAGTCAAGTATAATCTCAATAGTAAAAATAGAGTGCAGTTGTAATTAAGTATATTCTATGTAATTACCAGTCATGCTAGTTAATGTGCCGGTAGTTTGCGCCTCCGCACTAGAAGAACTTTGGGCGGGAGGATTTGCTTCAAGAGGTGTTTCCGTAGATTGGACCGTAGATCGAACCACCGGGATAGATGCCTCACCTCGCGAGCGTGTAAGTCGTCCTGGTGCCATCTGTAAGAAACATACATATAATGGAACAACAAAGTCATTACAAGCAATAGAACAATAAAGTTATTATCATCTATTGTACCCTATGGAACATCTATTATACCTTATGGATTACAGAATTAGATGACTCATTGCCATTGTCATTGTCATTGTCACTGTCACCAATAGGTGGTACATAATCATCATCTACCACAATACTAGCTCtacttcttttcccttttgcaCAATTGGACTGAGCAGAATCTTTTAGAGAAGTTGAGATGTGCTTCAATCCCAAAGCATCAATTATCTCTTGGTTTTGCCTCACTCTATCCAATCTTGCTATCTCATACCTCGGTATATTACGAGTGTATTTGGcctttttgggcattttttgaAACTACGTATTGACATGAAAGATAAGTACAATTGCTACTAACTTAACATCAAGCAATTCACAAGtacaaaatttgaatataattacTACTAACTCAACACAACAAATGACCACATCAATGTccatatcaagttcaagataagTACAAAACATTTCAATGACAATTACTACTAACTTTACATATCATAGTCTACACCATTATTCATATCAAGCAATTCATAAGTgctaaatttgaacacaattaCTACTAACTTAACACAACAAATAACCACATCAATATccatatcaagttcaagataagTACAAAACAATTGTTACTTAAACAAGCATAAAACTTTAAGACAAGCACATAACATTTAAGAAAATTGTTATGAATTCTACATATCATAATCCATATCAAGATCAACATCAGGTATGTCATGCTCTTCATTTTCATTAGCATCTCTTGAAGTTCCACCTTCAAGAACAATCTCAGTTTCAACATCACCCATACAATAGTCAATAATATTATCCTCAACATTGATAGAGACAACATCAACAATAGCTTCTTGTTGGAATGCATCACTATCTTCTGTATTATTATTGGATTCTCCACCCCCGACTTCCGGGACATCAAACACTCTCCTTTATTGGATGGATTGCACAATTTTCCAAGGTTCACCCAATTTGGTATCTTGAAGGTAAAAAACTTGTCTCGCTTGACTAGGAAGTATAAAAGGGTCATTTTCATACCACCGACTTGTAACATCAATGCTTGTGCAGTGTGCATTGGTTCTTATCGTTCGCCTTCAACCATTGGTACCAGTATTGTACCAATCACACTGGAACAAAACAACTTTATGGCGAAACATATACTCCAATTCCCAAATTTTGCACACATGACCATAGAAGTCGTGCATTTCTCCCTCAATATCCCCTTCAGTACATACACCACTGTTTTGGGTTACACGACGATTGTCTAGGTCTCTTGTATGGAACTTTGCACCATTGACCATACAAACTGTGTACTCCTTCACATGCGGCTTAGGACCATTTGCTAATGACCATAACTGTTTAGTAGCTTCTGGTGACTCGTTAACTTTCAATCTATTCATCTATAATGACATACAACAAGTgatattaattagtaataagTAATGAAGaaactttaaaatgtttaatttttattagtgtgtgattaaatttcaaatgtcTTACACGTTCTCTGAACCAGTTGGGAAACTCTTGTCGTTGGATTTGAGTTATGATTTCTCCAGTAGGATTATGCAATGTGCTTTTGTGTTCACTGTTAAAAATAAGGTGATTTTTTTTCAGCTAAGCATTGCAGATaatattcaaaacttgattAAACAATACATGCATATGAAATCACATACTTTAAATAAGGCTCTAGCTCAGGACTATTGTACAATAAGTACCAATGAGCAGTATCAAGCAATGCACGAGACAAGTTGCCATAATTCCGCCTACCACCTGTAGGTCGGGCAGTCTGTGAAAAAACTATCAATCCTTCGCTAGATTCACCTAAatcttcatttctttctcttcgATTATGCACAGTTTCAATCCCATCAATATACAAAGACCAGTTGTTAATACATTCTTTGAGAATGTAAGCCTCTGCAATCGAACCTTCTGGTCGAGCTCGGTTTGAAACGtaccttttcaattttccaagaTACCTACGAGGAAAAAATACGCACGATATGTGATTTTATTCCACATGAGAAAAATGCAATTGATGGATGCATCAAAAGATCTAATTACCTTTCAATAGGGTACATCCACCGATATTGTACCGGGCCTCCTAGAATTGCTTCTCGAGGCAAGTGAACAGTAAGGTGGACCATAACATCAAAGAATGCTGGAGGAAAGAACCTCTCAAGCTTGCATAGTATAAGAACTATACGTTCTTCTAGTTTCTCCAATTCACTCCGCTTTAGGGTCCTTGAGCATAAGTCTTGGAAGAAACTGCCTAGCTCAAACAATACAATACTAATGCTTATAAgtattgaaattgaataaaagaacacaattgctactaatcaacaagtttcattcacatttgcaagaaattaaaaacactcctaatatgaatttaaaccaccttataacaccatgcaagccacccttgctccaacacaacaacccaccacagaccaaattttcaacatcacaactataatgcttataaatttttaactaaaatatacttactttgctcaagctaagtttacaactttcaaaaaaaatccaaagttaacTTGTGTTCTTCACCTTGTTCCTCACAATTTCTTTAGCcaccaaagagaaagagagttggagataaaagaaagtttaacttttaattaatcaaaaaatCACAATGCATAAAATACGATTGCCTTTATCTACCTTGCTCCCTCATAGGCTCATAGCTGCAACTTAAACCACCTCACCCACCAACTCCAAAACAAATAAGGTTATCCACGGCCATAGGCACATTCGCAAGCAATTTTAGTCAAATGAACTCAATATGAAGATATCATCACACACGCATTTACACAATTCATCTAAAAAAgcaatttataaataaacaacaattaGTTTATGACAATTAGTTGATACAAGTATAACTACTACATTAAGAATGgcataaacaacaataattacaaaaacatgCAAACCTGTATACTAAACCAGAAACTGTGGCCATTTACTAAAATAGTTACTACTAGTTCCTGGTGGGTATACCATAAAGAGAAATATCACttacaaaagaaattgaaaataaaaagaacactTACATATAAAGCAAAAAGGAAATTGATACAATAAATCATCTAGTCATATATAGTTTTATCGAGTTCTGTCTAAGTAGTTTTGGCCAAACAAACAACACTATATATGATATGTGGCCCAATTTCCTTTTGCCAGAGCACATGAACTCACACAATTTATTATTTGGCTGCACTATTGTATTGTCAACACACAGTAACAAGACCATTAAAGCCATTAAAGCCTTTAATCTATATAGGTTATAtaataactatattttttttatagttgtaGTGCCCACTTCATCTTTTAGGTGGTCCTGTACATTAATTCCTTTCTTGTTTTCATAGAATAGTCTTTTCTCATTCTTAAAAGCCAGAAACGAGCTCGTTTATAAAATTCTACCATTGGAGATCTTTTAAATTCAAGCTTAGAAGTTTGACTTCAACAACTACACGCCTATTATTTGCTAAGATTGTAACTCTACATAATAAGACAATGACAAAAGAATGCTCATTCAGTCTTTTACTCAATATGCAGACAAATACAATACACACAAGATACAATACAATACTCAATATGCTCAATCAGTCTTTTACTCAATGAAAGATTGAATGTGGAAAATGAAACTCACATTCGAATCGCCGAGAAAGGAGAGAGTGCTGTGAAGGAGAACGATCTCCAGGAAGGCGAATGGTCGCCGATTCGAAGGAATGTGAAGCGTCGCCGGTTCAAAGGAATGCGAAGCGTCGCCGGGAAGTCTAATGGTCGCCGGGAAGTCGAATGGTCGCCGGTTCAAAGGAATGCGAAGGGTCGCCGGGAAGTCGAATGGTCACCGATTCAAAGGAAGGCGAAGGGTCGCCGGTTCAAAGGAATGCGAAGCGTCACCGGGAAGTCGAATGGTCACCGATTCGAAGGAAGGCGAAGGGTCACCGGTTTAAAGGAATGCGAAGCGTCGCCGGGAAGCCGAATGGTCGCCGGTTCGAAGGAATGCAAAGGGTCGCCGTTGAGCTTAATCGGCAACGGTTGGCTCTTAACGGAGCTTCATCAACGACGCTTTGAGCTTCATCGGCGACGGTTTGAGCTTCATCGGCGACGGCTAAGCTTAATCGCGACGGTGGGAGCTCAACGGCGACGGTGGGTCTTAAGCTTAATCGCAACGGTTTGgctctctgtttttttcttttttgactgaAATATGGTGTGTTCTTACGGTTTTTGACTTTCAATATGGCAACTTTAGTTTTTGTAGCACTAAAAAGTGTCACAGTGAACTttataagagttttttttttttttttagtaatgcggtgtgatttatttattttatttgtttaaactctaaaaactttagagtttttttttaccaaaatatgCTTTGAAGAGAGTTTGTGGCtctgttgaaaaaaaaaactctaaaaaattttgGTGGATATGCTGGGTATTGAAATTGGGCTTTGAAGTCTTTAGTGACGAATTCCAGTTTCATCACTAAAGACTGGGCTTTGTGAAGATTTTTAgagacgaaattcatatttcgtcactaaattatacttttagtgacgaattatgatttcgtcactaaaaacatataagtgcacaactattattatttttagtgacgaatatttTTTGTCACTAATTCTTCCTTATAGTGACGAAAGGATTTTCGTCATTAATACTATTCATAGTAATACCTACagtgatgaaatatttcatcactaaaaatttcaacttttagtgacgaaatatttcgtcactatagattaattaaatttgCGCCAAAATTTCCCTCTATTGGCGCCCATTTTTCAGATCATAATAGTgacgaaatttatttttcgtcactaaatgttataatttttttcattattagtgatgaaattcatatttcgtcactaaagctgtatttttagtgacgaaaaatatttcctcactaattttcgtcactaaaaatacattttgttgtagtgatatTAGATTTGTGCAAGgatcttttgtgtgtgtgtgtgtgtgtgtgtgtgtgtgtgtgtatattatcAAGCTGTTTTCTTATAgattataataataacaataatttcGGCACACAAAACAGTGGATACATGGCTCCAATATACGCAATGGAGGGACTACTCTCTGTAAAATTAGTTGCTTTTAGCTTTGGTGTGATCTTGCTCAAAATTATTAGTATGAAAAGCAATAATGGCTTCTACCTTGCACAGCATGCCCCAACACTCCTTGCATATGGACATTTCTTTATCCTCTTGAATTGACAATTTTCCTACGTATAATCTCAATTGGGAGacaaaaatttctataaaacaTTACTGTTTAAACAATTAAACAGGCATGGAGACTATGGAATGAAGAAAATGATTTGGAAATTGTGCACCCTTAATTTGTTGACGGAATCAAGCCAGCAATTGGAAGTCAAAAGACTCTTTCAAATCGGACTTTTGTGCGCATACGATGATCCTGCACACAGGCCTACCATGTCCACGGTGGTGGCTCTTCTAGGAAGTGAATCAATGGAACTTTCACCACCAAGACAACCTGTACTCTCTGTTGGTAAAGTGGTTCCAAGTGGTCAGTCTTCAACAGCTCCTTCTGTAAAAATGAACCTACTGTTTCTATTATTTCACCATGGTGAAGATTGACAAAGATGGGAACCGGATGCTATTCTGTTTAATGTACAAAAATTTCTAGAAGATAGGGAGGGGGACATCTTACCTAGACTAGATACACATTAATTTCAAGTTTGAACATGGTGAAGGCAAGGATTGTGCACGAGTTTGTGCAGCAAGATGCGGCtagcaattttatttatttatttatggataaATTGTTAGCCTAAAAAAGGTTATTCAAACAAATATTCAAGGTAAATGTGATGGTAATGTTCATACTATTTGTCGTGACGTGAGTGTGTTATAATGGGACACACTTACAAATTACGATAGGCAAAGgataccaaaatatttgaagaaaagTTCTATATCtgcaacattttcataacaaatcataagtggtaagttattattggtttaaatttgaatctacaacttaaattacttaaCCTTAGTTCCGTGGAACAATATACTTACTATTGTTGAAACACggaaaaattgaaattgtaGATCAAAACATTATGTGAAAGTATTGAGAAAATGCTGTAAACGTAGCATTTCTCATAATTGAATGGTTAGTTGGTCCATGTCATGTGGcctttcattaatattttttttatttatttaaatcaacgtttttggtgttttttgcTACTAAAAGtcgattttttaattataaaaatttacaaataagtaaaaaacTAAGGACAAATTGAGAAAAAAGAGGCTAGAATCCTATGAAAAAATATTGCTCTTTTTATTCAAAGTT encodes:
- the LOC115991139 gene encoding uncharacterized protein LOC115991139, encoding MPKKAKYTRNIPRYEIARLDRVRQNQEIIDALGLKHISTSLKDSAQSNCAKGKRSRASIVVDDDYVPPIGDSDNDNDNGNESSNSVIHKMAPGRLTRSRGEASIPVVRSTVQSTETPLEANPPAQSSSSAEAQTTGTLTSMTGSASRTTRGATRGIAVRALVEKSGKLPVRIAAEYDAPVGKNACKLVNHVGVQVRSILSSYNVKNWKNVDAATRDVVLQNIADQFELEGDSNLVTKTLNTKCGRLLSSNSHKLHQAYKKLKQSHGADYARSHPQMNATEKQWTELIDERWTNEDWLENILKVQADHCQDPDAIPLTQEEISNLVFKNKSGIVKGLGMRPSSSLVTTASFNSSVEYIQRLENEIIELKEARVRDQEERAKDQDARTKQDEISYWWLLGDLLLALLEDI
- the LOC115991140 gene encoding uncharacterized protein LOC115991140, yielding MREQGSFFQDLCSRTLKRSELEKLEERIVLILCKLERFFPPAFFDVMVHLTVHLPREAILGGPVQYRWMYPIERYLGKLKRYVSNRARPEGSIAEAYILKECINNWSLYIDGIETVHNRRERNEDLGESSEGLIVFSQTARPTGGRRNYGNLSRALLDTAHCEHKSTLHNPTGEIITQIQRQEFPNWFRERMNRLKVNESPEATKQLWSLANGPKPHVKEYTVCMVNGAKFHTRDLDNRRVTQNSGVCTEGDIEGEMHDFYGHVCKIWELEYMFRHKVVLFQCDWYNTGTNG